One genomic region from Solwaraspora sp. WMMD792 encodes:
- a CDS encoding DNA translocase FtsK, with protein MAGRTSQANRRRGGSTSRGAATGRARTPARKRPTARRRPARNSPAVLVGRAVGATWMGLAHGVGWAVRTAGRRAATARELSPEHRRDGAGLFVLGLAILTSMAIWFGAAGPFGVRVADMMRLFVGAIAVAVPLLLLIGAVRLMRDPPEEPEPRGRGLVGWSAMLVATAGLLHIGQRPDDDLQRDYAGGLIGLGVGTVLERTVSYWVGVPLLILLLIFGLLVVTATPINRIPERLGLLAGVVTGRGPESGPTSADASDDAGDDETAGDERARRRPPRRRQASRTADAPPAPSAGDDGAPAEPLDLQETMELPRRPAAKVPTTRTPPEPPEHSPTPTRAEQLAITGLSGDYRLPPAKLLRTGPPAKTRSKANDEVIAALQGVFEQFDVDAAVTGFTRGPTVTRYEVELGHGVKVERITQLSRNIAYAVKSPDVRILSPIPGKSAVGVEIPNTDREDVSLGDVLRSRAASADHHPMLVALGKDIEGGFVVANLAKMPHILIAGATGAGKSSCLNSLLISILSRATPDEVRLLLIDPKRVEMTGYEGIPHLVTPIVTNPKKAAESLEWVVREMDMRYDDLAANGVRHIDDYNRKVRAGEITAPPGSEREIRPYPYLLVIVDELADLMMVAPRDVEDSVVRITQLARAAGIHLVLATQRPSVDVVTGLIKANVPSRLAFATSSLSDSRVILDQPGAEKLIGRGDGLFLPMGASKPLRIQGAWVSEKEIDEIVAFCKKQREPEFRPDVLTTAQENKKKIDEDVGDDLDLLVQAIELVVTSQFGSTSMLQRKLRVGFAKAGRLMDLMETRGIVGPSEGSKARDVLVKPDELEDALTSLRAVEAS; from the coding sequence ATGGCCGGCCGAACCTCCCAGGCGAATCGGCGGCGTGGCGGGTCGACCAGCCGCGGCGCCGCGACCGGTCGTGCCCGGACCCCGGCCCGCAAGCGCCCGACGGCCCGTCGGCGCCCGGCCCGCAACTCGCCGGCAGTCCTGGTCGGTCGCGCGGTCGGCGCCACCTGGATGGGGCTGGCGCACGGCGTCGGCTGGGCGGTGCGTACCGCCGGTCGTCGGGCGGCCACCGCGCGGGAGCTGAGCCCGGAGCACCGGCGTGACGGTGCCGGGCTGTTCGTACTCGGCCTGGCCATCCTCACCTCGATGGCGATCTGGTTCGGCGCGGCCGGTCCGTTCGGAGTCCGCGTCGCGGACATGATGCGGCTGTTCGTCGGCGCGATCGCGGTCGCCGTGCCGTTGCTGCTGCTGATCGGCGCGGTCCGGCTGATGCGTGACCCACCGGAGGAGCCGGAACCCCGGGGCCGCGGGCTGGTCGGCTGGTCGGCGATGCTGGTCGCCACGGCGGGGCTGCTGCACATCGGCCAACGCCCCGACGACGACCTGCAGCGTGACTACGCCGGCGGGCTGATCGGGCTCGGCGTCGGTACGGTACTGGAGCGCACGGTCAGCTACTGGGTCGGCGTACCGCTGCTGATCCTGCTGCTGATCTTCGGTCTGCTGGTCGTCACCGCCACTCCGATCAACCGGATCCCGGAGCGGCTCGGGCTGCTCGCCGGGGTGGTGACCGGGCGAGGGCCGGAGTCCGGTCCGACCTCGGCCGACGCCAGTGACGACGCCGGTGACGACGAGACCGCCGGCGACGAGCGGGCCCGCCGCCGACCGCCGCGCCGCCGGCAGGCCAGCCGGACGGCCGACGCCCCGCCGGCACCGTCGGCCGGTGACGACGGTGCCCCGGCCGAGCCGCTCGATCTGCAGGAGACGATGGAGCTGCCGCGCCGGCCGGCGGCGAAGGTGCCGACCACCCGCACCCCGCCGGAGCCGCCGGAGCATTCCCCGACCCCGACCCGCGCCGAGCAGTTGGCGATCACCGGGCTGTCCGGGGATTATCGCCTGCCGCCGGCCAAACTGCTGCGGACCGGGCCGCCGGCGAAGACCCGCAGCAAGGCCAACGACGAGGTGATCGCCGCGCTGCAGGGGGTGTTCGAGCAGTTCGACGTCGACGCGGCGGTCACCGGGTTCACCCGTGGCCCGACGGTGACCCGCTACGAGGTGGAGCTCGGCCACGGGGTCAAGGTGGAGCGGATCACCCAGCTCTCCCGCAACATCGCGTACGCGGTGAAGTCACCGGACGTGCGGATCCTCAGCCCGATCCCAGGCAAGAGCGCGGTCGGCGTGGAGATCCCGAACACCGACCGGGAGGACGTGTCGCTCGGCGACGTGCTGCGCTCCCGGGCCGCCAGCGCCGACCACCACCCGATGCTGGTGGCGCTCGGCAAGGACATCGAGGGCGGCTTCGTGGTGGCCAACCTGGCGAAGATGCCGCACATCCTGATCGCCGGGGCGACCGGCGCCGGCAAGTCGTCCTGCCTGAACTCGCTGCTCATCTCGATCCTCAGCCGGGCCACCCCGGACGAGGTACGGCTGCTGCTGATCGACCCCAAACGGGTCGAGATGACCGGGTACGAGGGCATCCCGCACCTGGTCACCCCGATCGTGACCAACCCCAAGAAGGCGGCCGAGTCGCTGGAGTGGGTGGTACGCGAGATGGACATGCGCTACGACGACCTGGCCGCGAACGGCGTCCGGCACATCGACGACTACAACCGCAAGGTACGGGCCGGGGAGATCACCGCTCCCCCCGGCAGCGAGCGGGAGATCCGGCCGTACCCGTACCTGCTGGTGATCGTCGACGAGCTGGCCGACCTGATGATGGTCGCCCCCCGGGACGTGGAGGACTCGGTCGTCCGGATCACCCAGCTCGCCCGGGCCGCCGGCATCCACCTGGTGCTGGCCACCCAGCGGCCGTCGGTGGACGTGGTGACCGGCCTGATCAAGGCGAACGTGCCGTCCCGGCTGGCCTTCGCCACGTCGTCGCTGTCCGATTCGCGGGTCATCCTGGACCAGCCGGGCGCCGAGAAGCTGATCGGCCGGGGCGACGGCCTGTTCCTGCCGATGGGGGCGTCGAAACCGCTGCGTATCCAGGGTGCCTGGGTCAGCGAGAAGGAAATCGACGAGATCGTCGCCTTCTGCAAGAAGCAGCGCGAGCCGGAGTTCCGCCCCGACGTGCTCACCACCGCCCAGGAGAACAAGAAGAAGATCGACGAGGACGTCGGCGACGATCTCGACCTGCTGGTCCAGGCGATCGAGCTGGTGGTGACCTCGCAGTTCGGGTCGACCTCGATGCTGCAGCGCAAACTGCGGGTCGGGTTCGCCAAAGCGGGCCGGTTGATGGATCTGATGGAGACCCGGGGCATTGTCGGGCCGTCCGAGGGTTCCAAGGCCCGCGACGTCCTGGTCAAGCCGGACGAGCTGGAGGACGCGCTGACGAGTCTGCGGGCCGTCGAGGCGAGCTGA